One stretch of Falco naumanni isolate bFalNau1 chromosome 7, bFalNau1.pat, whole genome shotgun sequence DNA includes these proteins:
- the CHRNA3 gene encoding neuronal acetylcholine receptor subunit alpha-3 isoform X2, protein MESTHTLFLTAAICFLCQGCGGSEAEHRLYAALFESYNQFVRPVKNVSDPVIIQFEVSMSQLVKVIWNDYKLRWNPADYGGAEFIRVPSGQIWKPDIVLYNNAVGDFQVDDKTKALLKYTGDVTWIPPAIFKSSCKIDVTYFPFDYQNCTMKFGSWSYDKAKIDLVLIGSTMNLKDYWESGEWAIIKAPGYKHDIKYNCCEEIYPDITYSLYIRRLPLFYTINMIIPCLLISFLTVLVFYLPSDCGEKVTLCISVLLSLTVFLLVITETIPSTSLVIPLIGEYLLFTMIFVTLSIVITVFVLNVHYRTPKTHTMPAWVRTIFLNLLPRIMFMTRPASDEENNQKPKPFFTSEFSNLNCFNSSETKCCKDGFVCQDMACSCCHYQRVKFSDFSGNLTRSSSSESVDPLYSFSVLSPEMRDAIESVKYIAENMKMQNEAKEIQDDWKYVAMVIDRIFLWVFILVCILGTAGLFLQPLMAGDEM, encoded by the exons ATGGAGAGCACGCACACTCTCTTTCTAACTGCTgctatttgctttctctgtcaAG GCTGCGGCGGCTCCGAGGCCGAGCACCGGCTGTACGCGGCCCTCTTCGAGAGCTACAACCAGTTCGTCCGTCCCGTCAAGAACGTCTCGGACCCCGTCATCATCCAGTTCGAGGTGTCCATGTCGCAGCTGGTGAAGGTG ATCTGGAATGATTACAAGCTTCGGTGGAATCCAGCAGACTACGGTGGTGCTGAATTCATCCGAGTACCATCTGGCCAGATCTGGAAACCAGATATTGTTTTATATAACAA TGCAGTTGGGGATTTCCAGGTTGATGACAAGACAAAGGCCCTGTTAAAATACACGGGTGACGTGACCTGGATACCTCCGGCTATATTTAAAAGCTCATGTAAAATAGATGTAACCTACTTCCCATTTGACTATCAGAACTGCACCATGAAGTTTGGTTCCTGGTCTTACGATAAAGCCAAAATTGACTTAGTTTTAATTGGCTCTACAATGAACCTGAAAGATTACTGGGAGAGCGGAGAATGGGCTATTATTAAAGCTCCCGGGTATAAACATGACATTAAATACAACTGCTGCGAAGAAATTTATCCAGACATCACGTATTCTCTTTACATTAGGCGTTTACCTTTATTTTACACTATTAATATGATTATTCCATGTctactgatttcttttctgactGTATTAGTTTTCTATTTGCCTTCAGACTGTGGTGAGAAGGTGACACTCTGCATATCGGTCCTTCTATCTTTAACAGTGTTCCTTCTTGTTATCACAGAAACCATACCTTCTACTTCCCTGGTAATTCCACTTATTGGGGAATACCTCCTTTTCACCATGATATTTGTAACTCTATCTATTGTTATTACAGTATTTGTACTTAACGTGCACTACAGAACACCCAAGACACATACAATGCCTGCGTGGGTGAGAACCATTTTCTTGAACTTGCTTCCCAGGATCATGTTTATGACAAGGCCTGCCAGTGATGAGGAGAATAATCAGAAGCCAAAACCATTTTTCACTTCTGAGTTTTCAAACTTAAATTGCTTCAACAGTTCTGAAACCAAATGCTGCAAAGATGGCTTTGTATGTCAAGATATGGCATGCAGCTGTTGTCACTATCAACGAGTGAAGTTCTCTGATTTCAGTGGCAATCTCACAAGAAGTTCAAGCTCTGAGTCTGTAGATCCTCTGtattcattttcagttctgtcaCCAGAAATGAGAGATGCTATTGAAAGTGTAAAATACAttgcagaaaacatgaaaatgcagaatgaaGCCAAAGAG attcaaGATGACTGGAAATATGTTGCCATGGTAATCGATCGTATTTTTCTATGGGTTTTCATCCTGGTATGTATTCTAGGAACAGCAGGATTGTTTTTACAACCTTTGATGGCTGGAGATGAAATGTAA
- the CHRNA5 gene encoding neuronal acetylcholine receptor subunit alpha-5, which produces MAELAAWLRCGRPLLLLTCFFASFPGQPGAGPAARAPPAGISEPSFIAKSEDRLFKHLFEDYQRWVRPVERLNDTIKIKFGLAISQLVDVDEKNQLMTTNVWLKQEWIDVKLRWNPEDYAGITSIRVPSDSIWIPDIVLYDNADGRFEGTSTKTVVKYDGTIAWTPPANYKSSCTIDVTFFPFDLQNCSMKFGSWTYDGSQVDIVLEDYDVDKRDFFDNGEWEIVTATGSKGNRTDGCCWYPFVTYSFIIRRLPLFYTLFLIIPCIGLSFLTVLVFYLPSNEGEKISLCTSVLVSLTVFLLVIEEIIPSSSKVIPLIGEYLVFTMIFVTLSIVITVFAINIHHRSSSTHNAMAPWVRKIFLHKLPKLLCMRSHVDRYFAQKEETGNVNGSESSRNTLEAALDSIRYITRHVMKENEVREVVEDWKFIAQVLDRMFLWTFLLVSIIGSLVLFIPVIHKWASIIVPTHIGSTNA; this is translated from the exons GTATATCTGAACCTTCTTTTATTGCTAAAAGTGAAGATCGTTTGTTTAAACATCTATTTGAAGACTATCAAAGATGGGTTCGTCCAGTGGAACGCTTAAAtgacacaataaaaataaagtttggcCTTGCAATCTCTCAGCTAGTAGATGTG gaTGAGAAAAATCAATTGATGACAACCAATGTCTGGTTGAAACAG GAATGGATAGATGTAAAATTAAGGTGGAATCCTGAAGACTATGCTGGAATAACATCTATTCGTGTCCCATCGGATTCTATTTGGATTCCAGATATTGTGTTGTATGACAA tgcagaTGGACGTTTTGAGGGAACATCTACGAAAACTGTAGTAAAGTATGATGGCACCATTGCTTGGACTCCACCAGCAAACTACAAAAGTTCTTGTACTATTGATGTaacctttttcccctttgacCTCCAAAATTGCTCTATGAAATTTGGTTCCTGGACTTACGATGGCTCACAGGTTGATATAGTTCTTGAAGACTACGATGTTGACAAAAGAGACTTTTTTGATAATGGAGAATGGGAAATAGTGACTGCAACAGGGAGCAAAGGAAATAGAACTGATGGGTGCTGCTGGTATCCTTTTGTTACATATTCATTTATAATTAGACGTCTGCCACTTTTCTACACGTTGTTTCTCATTATTCCTTGTATTGGGCTTTCATTTCTAACTGTCCTTGTCTTCTATCTTCCTTCAAATGAAGGTGAAAAAATTTCACTTTGCACTTCAGTACTGGTATCTttgactgtttttcttcttgttattGAAGAGATTATTCCATCATCTTCTAAAGTTATCCCACTTATAGGAGAGTACTTGGTGTTCACTATGATATTTGTGACATTGTCTATTGTGATAACTGTCTTTGCTATCAATATTCATCATCGCTCTTCGTCTACACATAATGCTATGGCACCTTGGGTTCGCAAGATATTTCTTCACAAACTTCCCAAGCTGCTTTGCATGAGAAGCCATGTGGATAGATACTTTGCTCAGAAGGAGGAAACAGGAAATGTGAATGGATCAGAATCATCTAGGAACACCTTGGAAGCAGCTCTAGATTCCATCAGATACATTACAAGACATGTGATGAAGGAGAATGAAGTTCGCGAG GTTGTTGAAGACTGGAAATTTATCGCTCAGGTGCTTGATCGAATGTTCTTATGGACTTTTCTTCTGGTTTCAATAATTGGATCACTTGTGTTATTTATTCCTGTTATTCATAAATGGGCAAGTATAATAGTACCTACGCATATAGGCAGTACAAAcgcataa
- the CHRNA3 gene encoding neuronal acetylcholine receptor subunit alpha-3 isoform X1: MESTHTLFLTAAICFLCQGCGGSEAEHRLYAALFESYNQFVRPVKNVSDPVIIQFEVSMSQLVKVDEVNQIMETNLWLKHIWNDYKLRWNPADYGGAEFIRVPSGQIWKPDIVLYNNAVGDFQVDDKTKALLKYTGDVTWIPPAIFKSSCKIDVTYFPFDYQNCTMKFGSWSYDKAKIDLVLIGSTMNLKDYWESGEWAIIKAPGYKHDIKYNCCEEIYPDITYSLYIRRLPLFYTINMIIPCLLISFLTVLVFYLPSDCGEKVTLCISVLLSLTVFLLVITETIPSTSLVIPLIGEYLLFTMIFVTLSIVITVFVLNVHYRTPKTHTMPAWVRTIFLNLLPRIMFMTRPASDEENNQKPKPFFTSEFSNLNCFNSSETKCCKDGFVCQDMACSCCHYQRVKFSDFSGNLTRSSSSESVDPLYSFSVLSPEMRDAIESVKYIAENMKMQNEAKEIQDDWKYVAMVIDRIFLWVFILVCILGTAGLFLQPLMAGDEM, from the exons ATGGAGAGCACGCACACTCTCTTTCTAACTGCTgctatttgctttctctgtcaAG GCTGCGGCGGCTCCGAGGCCGAGCACCGGCTGTACGCGGCCCTCTTCGAGAGCTACAACCAGTTCGTCCGTCCCGTCAAGAACGTCTCGGACCCCGTCATCATCCAGTTCGAGGTGTCCATGTCGCAGCTGGTGAAGGTG GACGAAGTCAACCAGATAATGGAAACCAACTTGTGGCTGAAGCAC ATCTGGAATGATTACAAGCTTCGGTGGAATCCAGCAGACTACGGTGGTGCTGAATTCATCCGAGTACCATCTGGCCAGATCTGGAAACCAGATATTGTTTTATATAACAA TGCAGTTGGGGATTTCCAGGTTGATGACAAGACAAAGGCCCTGTTAAAATACACGGGTGACGTGACCTGGATACCTCCGGCTATATTTAAAAGCTCATGTAAAATAGATGTAACCTACTTCCCATTTGACTATCAGAACTGCACCATGAAGTTTGGTTCCTGGTCTTACGATAAAGCCAAAATTGACTTAGTTTTAATTGGCTCTACAATGAACCTGAAAGATTACTGGGAGAGCGGAGAATGGGCTATTATTAAAGCTCCCGGGTATAAACATGACATTAAATACAACTGCTGCGAAGAAATTTATCCAGACATCACGTATTCTCTTTACATTAGGCGTTTACCTTTATTTTACACTATTAATATGATTATTCCATGTctactgatttcttttctgactGTATTAGTTTTCTATTTGCCTTCAGACTGTGGTGAGAAGGTGACACTCTGCATATCGGTCCTTCTATCTTTAACAGTGTTCCTTCTTGTTATCACAGAAACCATACCTTCTACTTCCCTGGTAATTCCACTTATTGGGGAATACCTCCTTTTCACCATGATATTTGTAACTCTATCTATTGTTATTACAGTATTTGTACTTAACGTGCACTACAGAACACCCAAGACACATACAATGCCTGCGTGGGTGAGAACCATTTTCTTGAACTTGCTTCCCAGGATCATGTTTATGACAAGGCCTGCCAGTGATGAGGAGAATAATCAGAAGCCAAAACCATTTTTCACTTCTGAGTTTTCAAACTTAAATTGCTTCAACAGTTCTGAAACCAAATGCTGCAAAGATGGCTTTGTATGTCAAGATATGGCATGCAGCTGTTGTCACTATCAACGAGTGAAGTTCTCTGATTTCAGTGGCAATCTCACAAGAAGTTCAAGCTCTGAGTCTGTAGATCCTCTGtattcattttcagttctgtcaCCAGAAATGAGAGATGCTATTGAAAGTGTAAAATACAttgcagaaaacatgaaaatgcagaatgaaGCCAAAGAG attcaaGATGACTGGAAATATGTTGCCATGGTAATCGATCGTATTTTTCTATGGGTTTTCATCCTGGTATGTATTCTAGGAACAGCAGGATTGTTTTTACAACCTTTGATGGCTGGAGATGAAATGTAA